In Granulicella mallensis MP5ACTX8, the sequence CGCTGAAGAGCGACATGCTTTTCTTTGGCGGGGGCAGTTTGAAGATGCGCACGGGGCAGGCCTCGGAGGAGGAGTTCTGGACGAAAGGGCGCTCCGTCCACGAAGAGATTCGCCGTATGATCGACCAGGAGATGGAGGCTATTCCGGGGCGGTATTCCTTCAACGAGTTACTTCGCCCCGTGCCACACGGGCGAATACAGACGATGGTGCAACTGGGCGATGCGCTGAAGGTGAACGGAAGCTGGAATCGTATGGCCCTCTCTAACCTCGGCAACGTTGCGGTCAGCGATTCCTCTGCACCATTTCGCGTGAAGGACCTTCGTCTGTACGTGCACTCCTTCAACTTCAGGCTGCTGGGCATCGTTGCCTACGCCTTCAACGGCGAGATGCGCTTCTACTATGTGGGCGATGAGAAGTGCCTGAGCGTGGAGCAGGCGAACGCGTTGAAGAACGAGTTCATGACCCAGCTGCAACGCCAGGTTGCACCCTTGCAGGAAGCTGCGAAAGAAGTCCTGCACATGGCAGGTACGACGGCCTAATGACGCGCATAAATAATCTACACACTGTACTTAATGATGGAGAGCGATGATTCGCGTAAACGATCTGACGAAAACGTTTAAAGACTTTACAGCTGTGAAGGGAGTCTCCTTCCACGTCGCTCCGGGGGAGATCTTTGCCTTCCTCGGGCCGAACGGCGCGGGCAAGACAACCACGATCAAGATGCTGACGACGATTCTTCGCCCAACCAGCGGGACCGTGGAGTTGGATGGACTGAACCCTGCGAAGGACAAGATGGGTGCTCGGAAGAAGTTTGGCATCGTCTTCCAGGACAGCAGCCTGGACGTCGAGCAGAGCGCCTACGAGAACATGGAGATGCACGGCGTCCTTTATCACATGCCGAAAAAGGAGCGCGTCCAACGTATCGAGCTCATGCTGAATACCTTCGAGCTGTGGGACCGCCGCAAGGAGTATGTGAAGAAGTTCTCCGGCGGCATGAAGCGCAGGCTCGAGATCGCGCGTGGCCTGATGCACAGCCCGAAGATCCTTTTCCTGGATGAGCCGACCCTGGGTCTCGATCCGCAGAGCCGCAACCAGCTTTGGACGCACGTGAAGCAGTTGAATGAGATCGAGAACACAACGATCTTTCTGACGACACACTATATGGACGAGGTCGAGCGTGTAGCGCACCGCATCGGCATTATGGACCACGGCGGGTTGATCGCCCAGGGAACAGCGGCCGAGTTGAAGGAGCAGACGAACACAGCCTCGCTCGAAGATGCGTTTCTCGCACTGACCGGATCTTCGCTGCGCGATGAAGAATCCAGTTCCACCGACCAGTTACGCGAGTATGCCCAGATACAAGGGAGCGGCAAATGATAGTGATTTATATGTTGTGGCTGCGCGAACTGAAGCGTTTTCTTCGTTCGCCGGTACAGTTGGTGGGCTCTCTCGCGCAACCGGCGTTTTTTCTGGTGGCTCTGGGTTTCGGCTTCAATCCGGTCTTTGAGCAGGCGGGACGCGGCAACTACATGCAGTTCATGGCTCCGGGCATGATCGGCATGACCGTGCTGATCAGCGCGGCCTTCTCCGGTGTTGCGGTTCTTTGGGATCGCCAGTTCGGCTCGCTCAAGGAGACGCTGGTTGCCCCAGTGCCTCGCATCTACATCATGCTGGGACGCACGCTCGGCGGTGCGACGGTAGGCGTGCTGCAGGGCGTGCTGATTCTGCTGCTCTGCATGGTGACGGGCTTCCGTCCGCAGCACTGGTACGCCGTGGTGCTGGGCTTCGGCTTCGTCGGCATGATCTCGATCACGTTTGCCGCGCTTGGCATGGTCATCGGCTCCACGCTGAAGGATATGCAGAGCTTCAACGTCGTGGCAAACTTCATGGTGATGCCGATGGTCTTCCTGTCGGGTGCGTTCTATCCGCTGGATCATCTGCCGCTCGCGTTGAGCTTGATTACACGCATCAATCCACTTTCGTACGGGGTGGATGGTCTGCGCGGAACCCTTGTTGGACAGTGGCACTTCAATTACGTGCAGGATATGGGCCTGCTTGGCTGTGTCGGCGTGCTGTTCCTGATCGTCGGGGCTTACTGCTTCTCAAAGATCGAAATCTAATCTTTACGATGCCTTGGGGAGTAGCGATGCTTCTCTGCCACCCCCAAGGAATTTGAAAGCCGGACCGGGGAGGTCAACATGCAGTCCGTTCACCAGACGACCTCGGTAAGGATGAGAGCGATCATCTTTGCGGCCGGGTCGGACGGCGAGATTCATCCGCACCTTGGCATCGGCCGTGAACTGATGGAGCGTGGACATCACGTGACCTTCATCACCACGTTCGACTATGTCGATGTGGCGCGTGCGTGCGGCTTTGAGGTGCTGAGCTTTTTAGGCAAAGACGAGAAGCAGGATTTCCTGCGCTCGACAGAGAGGCTTGGAACGATTGCCAAGCTGAAGAGCTACTCCGGATTTCTGACCGGCAAGGCAGCGGAGCTCTGCAACATGGTTGCGAGCAGGCTGGATGAGCAGAGCATCCTCATCGCGCCGCCGTTTTTTTACGTCATTGCAAGACTGCTGCATGCACGTTTTGGGACGCCGTATGTTTCGACGGTGCTGGTACCGGCTCATCTGTACTCGATCAAAGAACCACCTACGTTCAAATCGCTGCAGTGGTTTACCTGGCTGCCGTATTCGTTGCGGAAGCTTGTGTTTCGCGTCGGGGAACGGCTGGTGGTCGATCCATTTTTTCGGATGGTGTTGAAGGAACCATGCCGTCAGTTGGAGATACCGCGACCTCGCCACGTCATCAGTGAGTGGTGGTACTCTCCGCAGCGTGTTCTGGCACTGTTTTATGACTGGTTCTGCCCTGCTCCCGCAGACTGGCCGAAGCAGGTGGCGACGACGGGCTTCCAGATGTTTCTTCCGAACGAAGAGACGCAGCAGCTATCGAACGGATTGTCGAAGTTTCTGGATGCCGGCCCTGCGCCGATCGTCTTCAATCCGGGGACAGAGACTCAGAATCCACGCGCCTTCTTTGAGATTGCGTTGAAGATTGTCGAGAAGTTGGGCGTGCGCGGTGTCTTTCTGACGCGGCTCACAGAGCACCTGCCGGAGCTTCCGGAGACGGTGTGGCACGAAAGCTATCCACCGTTTCATCTGCTGCTGCCAAGAGCGAGTGTGCTGGTGCATCATGGCGGTGTTGGAACAATTGCGCTCGCGATGCGCGCCGGTGTGCCGCAATTGATTCTGCCGGGATGGACCGATCAGGTGGACAACGGCCAACGCGCGGAACGGCTTGGCTGCGGTCTGGTGCAGCAGAATCCGCTGGACAGCGACGCTTTGCTGGAGAAGCTGCAATACCTGCTGCACTCTCCCGAAGTAAAAGACGCCTGCCGCCTGGCGCAGGAGAGGATCGAGCCGGGAGCAGTCGTAAGAGGCCGCACGGTCGACATGGTGGAAGAGATCTTTCATAGTACTGCGAAGATTGCGGTGCTGGCCTAAATCAGCCTCTTCCTTTGCGAGGATGTTCGCCGTATCGAGTCTCTACAAAGATGACGCACAAAAGCCCGCCAATCGCGGGCTTTTGTGCGCCTGGATGTGAACGAAAGCGGCCCGGAGCATCCTCTGTTTTGGGCGGCGATGGAATATTTGCTCCGAGACTGCGTTAACAGAGTTAGACCTGTGCTGGAACGACAACCGGCGCTCCAGCATAGGCAGCCTGCGGACCGTCAATCCATTGACAATCTCTAACCTGGCGGCATGATTGCCGGGGACGACCTTACCCGTACAACGAGTAAGTCCATCGCGTTTCTTATTACTAAGGGGATACATCATGTTGAAGAGAAGGATGCTACCGCTGCTGGTGCTAGCCGCGGCGACAATGAGTGCTGTACTTCCGGCACAGACGACACAGACCTTACCGCCGACGGCGAGCGAGACGCAGCTTCCGGCGATTCAGGGCATCGGACGCTATGTGACCTCGTCCGACGGCACGATGATCGCAGTAACGGACTCGGGGCCGAAGCTCTCACCAGTGACGATCCTGCTGGTGCATGGGTTTCTGCATAACAGCCAGGTTTGGTTCAAACAGATCAACAGCCCATCCTTGGCGGCGTTTCGCATTGTGACGATGGACCTGCGCGGCTTTGGTTACTCCTCCAAACCCACAGACCCAACGGCCTATTCCGATCTGAATCTGCAGGCAGATGATATCGAGGCGGTTATCCATCAGCTTGGCCTGGTAAAGCCGGTGCTGACGGGGTGGTCGCTGGGTGGGATTGCCGTGCAGGGCTATCTGGAGAAGTATGGCGACAATGAGCTTTCGGGCGTAGACATGGTGGACTCGATCGTCTGCCCGGATACGGCGTGTCAGCAAACGATCTTTGGCGGACTGGCGAACTTCCCTTCCGTGGATGAGTCGGTGAGTACCGACGCAAGCACGGCACTAGCGGGAGAAGAAGGCTTTGTGAACCTGGAGACGGGTGGAACAGAGCAGCCAAGCCCAGTGTTGAGCGCGACGGACAGACTGGTGCTGGAGGAGATTGCGCACACCTCTCCACAGTTTGCCCGCGCGGCTGCGTTGAATGGAGCCGCAACGGACCTTACGCCACGCCCGGAGATTCTTGAGAATCTGCATGTGCCTTTGCTGGTGCAGCATGGAACCAACGATCCCATCTTTCCAGCGAGCTTGATCCCGAACGAGGTGAAGCTGGTAAAGAATGCAACAGTAAAGACGTATGCAAACGTAGCGCATATGCCGTTCTTGCTGGCTCCCAACGCCTTCAATCTCGATTTGCAGTCGTGGGTGCTGACAAAAGTGCTGGTGCATCTACCGTAGCCCTCTACAGAGAGGGATTCGACGCAGACTCCCGAGCACGGCCAGTTTGTGCCGTATCGAGTCTTTACCAAAGATGACGCACAAAAGCCCGCCAAGCGCGGGCTTTTGTGCGTTTAGACATGAACGAAAGCGGCCTGAAGAATCCTCTGTTGGATGCGTTGCGCAGGGTGGCATACTACGTCGTTGGTCCGAATCTTAGTAGTGGTCTGGATATTCCTCTGGATTGAAGCCCCGAATCTTACATGCATAGTTAGTTTCGAAACGTTGCAACTCCCAAAGAGCACGCGGTTGTTTCAGCGCTCCATTCAGTCGCGCAAGCATTTGACACGTCTGCTTATTAGAAAGATGCGCTTGCGATGCCTTCTCAACATAGAGAACGGTAATCTCCAATCCATCACTTGCCGGAGACTTCCATGCAGGCAGGAGTGGCTTTCGCTGTCCGAATTCTTGCCAGGCTAGTTGGAATTGGCCCAAGCCGTGAACTAACGACCTCATTTCGGGCAACGATATGTATACCATTCTCCCAGCGTCAGTCATCGGGGCCTTATTCAGATAAGGATCGCTCTCATCTACAACTTGAAACACCAATGGGGCATGCAGAAAATCGGCATTCAACGGTTGGTAGAAGAGCCTGACTATTACCGAGTGATCTACCTCCAAATTGAATGATCGAGATTCAACCTTTGCATGTTGTGCTCCTTGTATTCTCCCCGACGTGAAGACCAAGACAAGAAGAACAAGGAAGCAATTTTTTGAGCTTCGAGTGATTAAGCAGGTTTTCCAATTCAGGTTTATCATGGACCAATTCTCCAAGTCGGGCTACCAGTTCTAAGAACTCTTAACGACAGATCGAAGGCTTCCCAGGATAGGCCTCTCACTCAAAACGAATCTTCGCCATCATGCCTTTGTCTTCATGCTTGAGAAGATGACAGTGGAAGACTGAGATGCCCCGGATGATCGGGTCCGTGAAATCCATGAGGAGATCGAGAGATTGGCCCGGATCGAGATTGACCGTGTCCATCCACTTCGGATCACGGATGAGGGATCCGTTCTTTCCGTAAACGAGAAAATGCACCTGATGAATGTGGAACGGGTGGATCTCGTGCGTACGGTTTACAACTCGCCAACGGACATAATTGCCCGTCTTCACCGTGACCATCGGATCATCGGAAGGCGTGTATTTCTTGTCATTGATGTAGAAGCCCTTCTTGTCTTCCGTAAAATTCACGACAAAAGCGGCATCATGCTTCTCCAATTCCTGGATGGCGTGCGAGGAAAGAGGTCTGTAAATAGTCTTCTGAGAGTCAGCCACGCTCTGTTTGCTGCGTGTTGATGTATCTTGCCGCCCGGCCGGGTCTAGATCGGCAATCACCATCGCCGGGTTCGGATCTCCGTCCGGACCAGTATTGACACAAAGGCTCCGCAGAGACGCCTTGGCCCCGAAGGCAGGACCGGTCACGATCGCTTCGAGTCGCCCTGCTGGAGCCAGGAGAACATGCCGGACAGACTCCGTCGGATGATCGGGATTGTGATAGCCAAGAGGCATTCCGTCCAGTGCCACCAGGGTCATATCTTCCGAGTCGATCATGAGGTCTGCATAGAGATCGGGGGAGGCGTTGACAATGCGCCAGAACTGTTTCTCCCCAGGTGCGATCGCGATCCTGGGCCGAACTGTCCCATTGACAGTAAAGATTCTTCCGGGCGCGCCGGGCGCCTCCCCACAAATTGTTCGCGGAATATCAACCGAGGCTTCGAGGCGTTTCGTGGCTTCATCCCCCTGGTGAAGCTCAGCGTCGCGCAGGATGAGTATCTGTTCTTTGAGCCCGCGAAGCCTGGGGACATACCGCTCAATGCCTTCGACAACGATGGCCCCCGACATGCCGTCGAGATCCTGCTGGTAGCTCTCACCATGAGGATGAGTGTGGTACCAATAAAGCCCGGACGGCTGATCGAGCGGTATATCTACCGTGTAGTGAAGTGATTCGCCAGGCATCGCCATCATCGACAGGACATCGTCCTGCGGAGATTCGGGGGATACATGCAGGCCGTGAAAATGAAGATTGGTCATGTTTCTGCATGGGCCGTCTACACAAACTTCGCCCGACGAAACCTGCATCCGGTTCAAGTACGTTATACGGAGCTTTTGACCGGGCGATACGCGAATCACTGGAGGGACTTCACGCCCTTCGAAGGAGAACGCACCGCGCCCTGAGGTAGGGTCGTTCACCGCGCGCAGCACAAGCGGTGTTCGCGCCTCAGGAGGCTCCGATAACGGAGTTCCAATGGGAGGCATCGTCGTCTGAGCCGATAGAACCTCGACGCCGAGGGTAGAAACAAATGCGAGTAGCCCTGCTGTTCGCAGGAGGCGGCTGAGCCAATGCGTTTTCATCGTACCCTTTCCGCGATCAAATCGCATTGGCCTGCGAGTTTTTTTGCCTCGCTACTGAAAAAGAAATGCCAATGACTCGCAGAATCAAGTTTAAAACAACGCAAGCGCAATTCCGCATAACTTCAAGGACGCTCAGGCGTCCAATGGAGGTAAGTCTCTGCCTGTGCGTCCGAAGAATTACTTTGAGGAACTCTGCGTGCGACGGATTTTGTGCGGCATCCTTCTTTTCTGCTCCGGTACATTTACTTTGGCTGCGCAGGCTCCTCAACAGGTTGCCGTAGCCAGTCTGGCCGTAAGCTCCAAGACGATGGGAACTCTCTCGGGCACCGTCGCCGATCCGACCGGCGCCGTCATTCCCGGAGCGGCGATCCATGTGGAGCAGCACAGATCCACGAACTCGAAGATTCCAAACGTCGTCTCGGACGCGGTGGGCAACTATAGTATTGCGCTCCCGCCGGGCACCTATGACATTACGGTAGTGGCTGACGGCTTTACACCGTTTCGTTCGGCGGTCACGATCTCCCGTGCGGGCTCGGTCACCCATCTGAATGCCGAGTTGGTGATCGCCACCGAGTCTGAACAGGTCAGCGTGTTCGCTAACCAAAACTCCACCAGCGCCGACGGCAACAAGAGCGCGATGGTATTTGGAGAGGCGGAACTCGCCACGATGTCGGACGACGATGCCACCTTCCAGGAGCAGATCGAAGCGATGGCCGGATCCAATCCATCACTCCCTGGCTCGGTATATGTGGACGGATTCTCCGGCGGCGCGATTCCGCCCAAAGATTCCATTCGTGAGATCCGCATCAACCAAAACCCTTACTCCGCGCAGTACGGCGAGATCGGTTTTGGCCGCGTGGAGGTCTTTACCAAGCCGGGAAGCGACAAAATTCACGGCCAGGTCATGGCCTTTTCGACCGACAATGCGTTCAATACCCGGAACCCCATCACCGGCACCCAGCCACCCTATTACACGTTGACTCTGCGCGGCAACGTGAGTGGCCCTATCGGGAAGAAGACATCGTTTTTCGTCGATGGCGTCTATAACAAGCAGCAGAACAACTCGGTCATTAATGCAGCCGCTACGCCTACCAGCGACTCCCCCTTTGTGACCGCCATCGCCAGCCCTACGGTCAATGGCGACATCACGATCCGTTTGGATCGGCAGGTGACGGCCAACAATATCTTGACCGGCCGTTATGAGGTCAATCATGTGGCGCTGACCAACGGCCTGACGGCTCCGTTTACAAACTTCAACGCCCCGGCGCCGGTTGCCGTGCAGCAGACCCTGCAGACCCAGGCCTTCAATAGTTCGGCCACCACGCAGACCTTACAGCTTTCCGACACGCAGAATATCGGCAAGAACAAGATTCTCGAGACCCGTTTTCAATACATCCGGGCACGCAACGGCCAGACCCCGGTCTCCACCGATCCCACGCTGGTGGTTCAGGGCTACTTCAACGGCGGCGGCAGTGCCGCGCAGTCTTCCCGGGACAGCACAGACCGCACCGAGTTTCAGGAGTACTTCTCCATGCAGCACGGTGCGCACTTCATCCGTCTGGGCGGCCGCTATCGGACCATTCGCGACGCCAACTACAGCAACGCCGGCTATAACGGGCAGTACACCTACACGCCGGGCACCAATAACACGATCACCGCACTGGATAACTTCCATAGCGGGACGCTGAGCCAGTTCAACATCACGACCGGCACTCCCTCCGCCGTGGTCTTTACGGGAGACCTTGGGATCTACGCCGAGGACGAGTGGAAGATACGCAAGAATGTCACGCTCAACTACGGCTTCCGCGCGGAGAGCCAGTCCGCTATTCCGGACCACTTCGATCCAGCGCCGCGCGTGGGCGTGGCCTGGGCTATCGGACAAACCGACAAGAAACCACCGATTGTTACGCTGCGATCGGGGTTTGGGCTGTTTTACGACCGCTTCCAGTACAGCAATATCCTTACGGCCATTCGCCAGCAAACCGGCACCCTGCAGCAATCGTATGTGTTCAACAATCCGCCGTCGGCCTGCATCACGGACCCGGTGCCGTCGTGCGCGGGAGGGGCGGCACAGCAACCGACGCTCTACAGGATCGATCCCCATCTTCGTTCGGAGTACGATGTCATCGACGGGATCAGCGCGGACCGCGATATCGGAAAGATTGGCTCCGTATCCCTCAACTACCTGCACATCCAGAGCGACCGCCAATGGATCTCGCGGAACATCAATGCACCACTTCCAGGCACATTTATCTATGGGCAGCCGGATAGCGGCGTTCGTCCGCTCGGTGGAACACAGAACATCTACCAGTTTTCATCCAATGGTTCTACCGTTAACAATCTAGTGTTCGGCAATGCACAGCTACATCCCACCAAGAAGATCAATATCTTTGCATTTACCGGATACTTCAAAAGGAACAGCGACACGGGTGGGGCGACAAGCTTTCCGACGAACCAGTACCATCTTGCCGCCGATTACGGCCGGGCCGCTTCGCCTACCTTCCAGGTATTCGTCGGCGGGAACTTCAATCTTCCGTTTGGTGTCGACCTCGGTGTGTTGGCAGCCTACTTTAACCGCCAGCCCTTCAATATCACCACCGGCACAGACCTCAACGGGGACAGCCAATTCAACGACCGTCCCAGCTTCGCTACCGCCGCCAGTCCGGCAGCTTCCGTCTACAAAACGGCCTTTGGCACCTTCAATGCCAATCCTCAGCCTGGGGAGACCATCATTCCTATCAACTACGGCAAAGGCCCCCGCTTCGTCTATACCGGATTGCGCCTGGATAAAAGCTTTCACTTCGGCAAGGCACCTGCCGCACCTCCCGCGCCGCCGGCCAAACCTGGACCTGACGGCAAGCTCCCGCCGCCACCACCGCCTCCCCCCAAGCCTTATGCCCTTAAATTCCGCGCCGAAGCGGATAACGTGCTCAATCACACCAACTACGGACCGCCAGTGGGCACCCTGGGGCCGCAGTTCGGCGAAAGCCTCTCCCTGAACAATGCCTTCGGTGGCAGCCCGAATGCCAATCGCCTTATCTACTTCGCTACCATCTTCACTTTCTAACGGCGTAAGCGAAGCTGAATCGCTTTGGAAGGTATCGCCCGGTCCTGATCACCACTAGGGAGTGTCATCAAACTATTTTGGGAGCGAAGTTGAGCTATGCAAGCAGTTTGATGAGACACGAGTCGGAAGGGCAGGGTTTCAACCCTGCCGCACAGGCCGGGGCCAAAGTGTCTTTCCACTCTGCCGAAGGCTGAAGCGGAGGCGCAGCCGGAGCGACTGAATTGCTTTCCTTGATTGCGGCAAAACGGGTGGCGACATCCTCGAATGTGTTCCCGGTGGTTCTTGTGTGGTCTGGGTCGCACGAAGGAAGGCAATTTAGTCGTTGCGCCCTGCGGGCTTCACTTCGGCCTTCGGCAGAATGGAAAGGGCCTCTAAACGCTGCTTTTCGGCACGGTTGAAACCGTGCCCTTCCGATCTGTGTCTCAACAAACTGACTGCACCGTTCGAGCATCCTCCAAGTGCAGTTTGATGACACGCCCCTAGCAGGGCTGGACGACGGCGAAAGTTGTCCCAGAGCCTTCGCAGCTCCTCTCCCTGCCCTTTCTGCCCTTCCCGCTCGAAATCCCAACCTTCGCCTCTTCTACGCGTTAGGCACTTCATTTATGATTCTTTTTGGATAAAAATGATTGTAATTACATCTTTATGTCATAATTTTGCAACTTTGGTTGACATTTGTACTCCCAAATTTCTATCCTCAGCCACTAAGATGGGTTCGGCCAGCTACCTGATAGAGCTCCCCGAAAGAACCCGCTACATCACCTTTTGCTCTCCCCTGCATGGGAAGAGCTCCCCGTTTGCCAGTACCAAGTGAGGATTTTGCATGAAGAAGAAGTTGTTCCAATATTTGGCCGGATGCGTCCTGGCTTTGCTCGTTGGCCTGCCCGCCGCCTTCGCCCAGACTGTGACAGGATCGATCAGCGGCACCGTGTTCGATCCGAGCGGCGCTGCCGTACCCGGAGCCAGTGTGACCGCCATCAACGCTGGCACAGGAGTCCGCACCCCTACCACCAGCAACGCCGACGGAGTGTACGCGATCCGCTTCCTCCCCATCGGCCCCTACACCCTCGAAGTCCAGGCCAAAGGCTTCGCAAAGTTCAGCATTCCGCAGTTCACCCTCGAGATCAATCAGAACGCCAAGTTGGACGCCCATGTAAACCTGGGCACCAGCACCTCGGTTGAAGTGCAGGAGGATGTTGCCCCCATCCTCGATACCACGGATGCGACGCTCGGACTTTCGCTCGACGCAACCGCGATCAATACCATCCCGCTCAACGGACGCAACTTCTCCTCACTCACACTCTTCCAGCCTGGCGCGGTGAGCACCGCACCGACCGGGCTGACCGGCAACAACGCCATCCAGCGCAACGCCTTCAATAGCGGCGTGGTGACGATCAACGGCAATCGCGCCCAGGACAATACCTACACGCTCGACGGCATCAGCATCGACGAGACCCAGAACAACCTGATCGGCTACAACCCCTCGCCCGACGCCCTGCAGGAGGTTCGGGTCATCTCCGCGAACGCCCCTGCCCAGTATGGCAACGTAAACGGCGGCGACATCGTCTCCGTGCTCAAGAGCGGCACCAACCAGTTCCACGGCAGCCTGTATGACTACGTTGAGGACCAGAACTTCACGGCGAACACCTGGAGCAACAACTTCCAGGGCGTCGCGAAGACTGCCTATACGCAGAACCTCTTCGGCGCGACCCTGGGCGGCCCCATTCTCAAGGACAAGCTCTTCTTCTTTATCGACTACACGGGAACCCGGAACCATGGCGGAGGCCCTGGCGCGGCCAGCGTGCTCTCAGCTGCAGAGCGCCAAGGTAACTTCTCGGCGGCCGCACTGAAGTACCAGATTGTAGACCCGCAGAATGGCTACAAGCCCTTTCCGGGAGGTATCGTCCCGATCACCAATCCGGTCGTGCAATATCTGATCAACAACCCACAGTTCTATCCACTGCCGAACCATACTCCAACCGACGGACTGGATCAGAATAACTTTATCGGCCCCATGAGTGACTTCGTTACCAACGATCAGGGCGACGTCAAGATACAGTACAACCTGCGGGCGGCGGACCAGATCACCGCCTTCTACTCACAAGGTGTCGCTACCGGTGGAAGCGTCGCCCCATTGCCTATCACCTTTCCCATTGCTAACTCTTATCCTGACAAAATAGGCGGCGTCACCTGGACGCATACCTTCTCTCCGAACATTGTGAACGAAGCGCGGTTCGGCTTCACTCGTATCCGGTGGGACTCGAATATTCCTACGGACTCGACCGGCGCCTTCGGCCTGCAGGGAGACCATGTGGTCGGCATTCCGACACCGGCCCCGCAGCAGTTTGTCGGGTTTACGTTTCAAAGCACCAGCGAGATTACCAGTGTCGGCGATCCTGCTGCGCCACAGCAGTTGCGTGACAACACCTTCAGCCTCCACGATGACCTGACCATTCAGCGCGGCCGCCACCTCTTCACCGTCGGAGCGCAGCTACTGCGCTACCAACAGAACTTCACGCAGTTCGGCGGCGGCGGCCAGTTGGGAACCTACAACTTCACCGGCCAGAATACCGCTCCGGTGAATGCGGCCCTCCTCTATTCTCCTGCGGACTGGGTCACCGATCGTGCCAATGGCCAGTCCATCAGCCTCTCCAATGGCTTCTTTGGCGAGCGGCAGGTTCGCCTCGCGGGTTATGTCCAGGACGACTGGAAGATTACCGATAAGCTGACCCTGAATCTCGGGATACGGTACGAGTACGACTCCCCCTTCACCGAAGTACACGACCGGATCGCGAACGTGATCCTGAGCGGTCCTCAGCAGGGCCTCGTCGAGTACGCAGGCAGTGTGCCCGCAGGCGCTCCGGCGGGTTCCTTCACCTGCAGCAACGCCGCTTGCTACCAGCCGACGTATACCGAATTTCAGCCACGAATCGGCTTTGCCTATCAGGTGAATCCCCGGATCGTCTTTCGCGGCGGCTATGGCACCACCAGCTTCCTCGAAGGCAGCAGCAGCCT encodes:
- a CDS encoding ABC transporter ATP-binding protein; this translates as MIRVNDLTKTFKDFTAVKGVSFHVAPGEIFAFLGPNGAGKTTTIKMLTTILRPTSGTVELDGLNPAKDKMGARKKFGIVFQDSSLDVEQSAYENMEMHGVLYHMPKKERVQRIELMLNTFELWDRRKEYVKKFSGGMKRRLEIARGLMHSPKILFLDEPTLGLDPQSRNQLWTHVKQLNEIENTTIFLTTHYMDEVERVAHRIGIMDHGGLIAQGTAAELKEQTNTASLEDAFLALTGSSLRDEESSSTDQLREYAQIQGSGK
- a CDS encoding ABC transporter permease; translation: MIVIYMLWLRELKRFLRSPVQLVGSLAQPAFFLVALGFGFNPVFEQAGRGNYMQFMAPGMIGMTVLISAAFSGVAVLWDRQFGSLKETLVAPVPRIYIMLGRTLGGATVGVLQGVLILLLCMVTGFRPQHWYAVVLGFGFVGMISITFAALGMVIGSTLKDMQSFNVVANFMVMPMVFLSGAFYPLDHLPLALSLITRINPLSYGVDGLRGTLVGQWHFNYVQDMGLLGCVGVLFLIVGAYCFSKIEI
- a CDS encoding glycosyltransferase translates to MQSVHQTTSVRMRAIIFAAGSDGEIHPHLGIGRELMERGHHVTFITTFDYVDVARACGFEVLSFLGKDEKQDFLRSTERLGTIAKLKSYSGFLTGKAAELCNMVASRLDEQSILIAPPFFYVIARLLHARFGTPYVSTVLVPAHLYSIKEPPTFKSLQWFTWLPYSLRKLVFRVGERLVVDPFFRMVLKEPCRQLEIPRPRHVISEWWYSPQRVLALFYDWFCPAPADWPKQVATTGFQMFLPNEETQQLSNGLSKFLDAGPAPIVFNPGTETQNPRAFFEIALKIVEKLGVRGVFLTRLTEHLPELPETVWHESYPPFHLLLPRASVLVHHGGVGTIALAMRAGVPQLILPGWTDQVDNGQRAERLGCGLVQQNPLDSDALLEKLQYLLHSPEVKDACRLAQERIEPGAVVRGRTVDMVEEIFHSTAKIAVLA
- a CDS encoding alpha/beta fold hydrolase produces the protein MLKRRMLPLLVLAAATMSAVLPAQTTQTLPPTASETQLPAIQGIGRYVTSSDGTMIAVTDSGPKLSPVTILLVHGFLHNSQVWFKQINSPSLAAFRIVTMDLRGFGYSSKPTDPTAYSDLNLQADDIEAVIHQLGLVKPVLTGWSLGGIAVQGYLEKYGDNELSGVDMVDSIVCPDTACQQTIFGGLANFPSVDESVSTDASTALAGEEGFVNLETGGTEQPSPVLSATDRLVLEEIAHTSPQFARAAALNGAATDLTPRPEILENLHVPLLVQHGTNDPIFPASLIPNEVKLVKNATVKTYANVAHMPFLLAPNAFNLDLQSWVLTKVLVHLP
- a CDS encoding multicopper oxidase family protein, producing MRFDRGKGTMKTHWLSRLLRTAGLLAFVSTLGVEVLSAQTTMPPIGTPLSEPPEARTPLVLRAVNDPTSGRGAFSFEGREVPPVIRVSPGQKLRITYLNRMQVSSGEVCVDGPCRNMTNLHFHGLHVSPESPQDDVLSMMAMPGESLHYTVDIPLDQPSGLYWYHTHPHGESYQQDLDGMSGAIVVEGIERYVPRLRGLKEQILILRDAELHQGDEATKRLEASVDIPRTICGEAPGAPGRIFTVNGTVRPRIAIAPGEKQFWRIVNASPDLYADLMIDSEDMTLVALDGMPLGYHNPDHPTESVRHVLLAPAGRLEAIVTGPAFGAKASLRSLCVNTGPDGDPNPAMVIADLDPAGRQDTSTRSKQSVADSQKTIYRPLSSHAIQELEKHDAAFVVNFTEDKKGFYINDKKYTPSDDPMVTVKTGNYVRWRVVNRTHEIHPFHIHQVHFLVYGKNGSLIRDPKWMDTVNLDPGQSLDLLMDFTDPIIRGISVFHCHLLKHEDKGMMAKIRFE